GACGAGCGCACCCAGTGGTCCACCAGCGCATCCAGCACCGCCCGGCCGCGTGCGGCGCCCTCGTCGTTGATCAGCATCGCCACCGCCCAGTCGCGGCCGTCGGCATCGCGCAGCACACCGGCCAGCCCGACCACGTTGCGCAGCGTGCCGGTCTTCAGGCGCGCCCAGCCGGCGGCGGGCGAGTCGCGCAGCCGCAGCCGCATGGTGCCGTCCACGCCCACCGTGGGCAGCGTGGCCAGCAGGTCGTGGCGGTGCGGGCCCCGCCAGGCGGCCTGCAGCAGCTCGGCCAGCAGCCGTGCGCTCACGCGCTCGCGGCGTGACAGGCCCGAGCCGTTGTCGGTGACGAGCGCGGCAGCGTCGATGCCCTGGCGCGCGAACCAGTCGCGCAGCACGCGGTCGGCGCGCTCGGCGGTGGGCAGGCTGCGCGGCGCCAGCGCCTCGGGGGCCAGCGCGCCGAGCTCGTGGAACAGCACGCGCGTCCAGGCGTTGTCGCTGGCCTTGTTCAGGTGGCGCAGCAGCTCGCCCCAGGGCCGGCCCTGGCGGCGCGCCAGCACGGTGGCGCCCGGCGGCGCGGCACCGGCGCGCACCCGGCCCTGCCACACGCCACCCAGGCCGCGCCACAGGGTGCGCAGCAGCCGTTCGGCCAGCTCGTCGCGGTCGAGCAGCTGCAGGCTCGGCCGCGCCGTGCAGCCGCGCGGAAACGCGCCGTGCAGCGCAACGGTGATGGTGCTGCCGTCGCGGGCCACGGTGGCGGGCTTCCAGTGGTCGTCCCAGTCGGCGCAGCGCGCGTCCACCAGCGTCATCGCGCGCGCATCGAGCACCAGGCCATCGAGCGCCGGCACGCTGCGCGCCACCACGCCATCGGCCGTGGCCTGCAGCTGCAGCGGCAGCAGGCTGCCGGCCAGGTTGAGCGCATCCGGGATCACGTTGTACGGGAACTCCGGGGCCTCGTCGAAGGGCGGCAGGCCGAGGTCGGCGCGCGGCGGGTCGTAGCGCGTGCGGTCCAGCAGCACGTCGCCGCGGATCTCGTGCACGCCGGCCTCGCGCAGCTCCATCAGCAGCGCCCAAAGCTGCGGCACGCCGAGCTCGACGTCGCCGCCGCCGCGCAGCACGAGATCGCCGTCGAGCACATCGCCCTGCGGCCCGGGCCGCCGCGGTGCGGCGCTCAGCAGCTCCGTGTGGCCGCGGTGGCTGGGCCCCAGCCGGTCGAGCGCGACGATGCTGGTGACGAGTTTCATCGTCGAGCCGGGCTGCAGCGATCGGGTGGCCTGGAAGCCGACTGCCCGGCCGCGGTGGCCCAGCGGCAGCGCGGCATAGGCCAGCGCGTCGGAGGGCAGGCTCGCCGCCTGCAGCGCCCGCTGCACGGGCTCGGGGGGCGTGGCGCGCGCGGCCCCGGCGGCCGCCAGCAGCGTGGCCAGCACAGCCGCCGGCCCGCGCAGGCGGCGCATCGGCAGGGTCATGGCGGCGATTGTGGGCCGCCGCCGCGACAATGCCGGGCGTGAGCGCGATCCTCTCCTCCGCCCCCT
This portion of the Ideonella sp. WA131b genome encodes:
- the dacB gene encoding D-alanyl-D-alanine carboxypeptidase/D-alanyl-D-alanine-endopeptidase, translated to MTLPMRRLRGPAAVLATLLAAAGAARATPPEPVQRALQAASLPSDALAYAALPLGHRGRAVGFQATRSLQPGSTMKLVTSIVALDRLGPSHRGHTELLSAAPRRPGPQGDVLDGDLVLRGGGDVELGVPQLWALLMELREAGVHEIRGDVLLDRTRYDPPRADLGLPPFDEAPEFPYNVIPDALNLAGSLLPLQLQATADGVVARSVPALDGLVLDARAMTLVDARCADWDDHWKPATVARDGSTITVALHGAFPRGCTARPSLQLLDRDELAERLLRTLWRGLGGVWQGRVRAGAAPPGATVLARRQGRPWGELLRHLNKASDNAWTRVLFHELGALAPEALAPRSLPTAERADRVLRDWFARQGIDAAALVTDNGSGLSRRERVSARLLAELLQAAWRGPHRHDLLATLPTVGVDGTMRLRLRDSPAAGWARLKTGTLRNVVGLAGVLRDADGRDWAVAMLINDEGAARGRAVLDALVDHWVRSSPDAAAPPRVGPQGEGP